One window of the Corvus moneduloides isolate bCorMon1 chromosome 10, bCorMon1.pri, whole genome shotgun sequence genome contains the following:
- the GOLIM4 gene encoding Golgi integral membrane protein 4 isoform X1 gives MGNGMCSRKQKRIFQTLLLLTVVFGFLYGAMLYYELQGQLRKAEATALKYQQHQESLSAQLQVVYEHRSRLEKSLQKERLEHKKAKEDFLVYKLEAQETLNKGRQDSNSRYSALSVQHQMLKSQHEELKKQHADLEEDHRKQGEEFSRTFSDHKERYLQLQQEKEQEISKLKESLYNLQEENRQLRKAHQDIHTQLQDVKQQHKNLLSQHNELVVTLEDHKSALAAAQTQVEEYKQLKDTLKKIPSFQQPEKLEGGNEQPEARGPSPHSHLPEHHGAGAEQQQENEKPREREEINTQEQDRAEPFHVQGRAPEGHNAKELNIQEQQEAGEDEEQRAEQMEEERKKELEEEEMEQAGQPEHLEEEQDQAPEEHEWKKQEQKEEETNMLGDHLQSEVTPTKRQKAAYEQQLEQQHLGAQRAEEAKQLQQHQESLHQQRLRGQLLRQQQLQERELQLQRQAEQGEKLYKNRLSQQARYDNMDQDIVQGEEEQGIQEEEGAYEHDNQHQDEREDDDQNNANEQQEAQHQAENQQADESKAAMEDVNPADDPNNQGEDEFEEAGQEREENLPDENEKHKETGQKQGHPGMEEHLVMAGNPDQQEDNVDEQYQEEGEEEVQEDLTEEKKRELEHNAEEPYGENEENADEKNNRGTDQEQEMQEDNNQKEIHEENYEEEEEEEEEEGRAVAAKTRRRGEM, from the exons ATGGGCAACGGGATGTGCTCCCGGAAACAGAAGCGGATTTTCCagacgctgctgctgctgaccgTGGTGTTCGGGTTCCTGTACGGGGCGATGCTCTACTACGAGCTGCAGGGCCAGCTGAGGAAGGCTGAGGCCACGGCGCTCAAGTACCAGCAGCATCAGGAGTCCCTCTCGGCTCAGTTACAAG TTGTGTATGAGCACCGGTCAAGATTAGAAAAGTCATTAcaaaaggaaaggctggaaCATAAGAAAGCGAAGGAAg ATTTTCTTGTTTATAAACTAGAAGCACAGGAAACACTAAATAAAGGAAGG caAGACTCAAACAGCAGATACAGCGCCCTGAGTGTGCAGCACCAGATGCTGAAG AGTCAACACGAAGAACTAAAGAAACAGCACGCTGACCTTGAGGAAGATCACCGAAAACAAGGAGAAGAGTTCAGCAGGACATTCAGTGATCACAAGGAGCGAtacctgcagctgcagcaggaaaaggagcaggagatCTCCAAGCTGAAGG AATCCCTGTATAACTTACAGGAGGAGAACAGGCAGCTGAGGAAAGCTCACCAAGACATTCACACCCAGCTACAGGATGTCAAG CAACAGCATAAGAACTTACTGTCCCAGCACAACGAGCTTGTGGTGACATTGGAAGACCACAAGAGTGCACTAGCTGCTGCTCAG ACTCAGGTGGAGGAATACAAACAGCTGAAGGACAcactcaaaaaaatcccaagtttCCAACAGCCAGAGAAGTTGGAAGGAGGGAATGAGCAGCCCGAGGCACGGGGCCCATCCCCACACAGCCACCTCCCGGAGCACCACGGAGCTGGGGccgagcagcagcaggag AATGAGAAGCcaagggagagagaagaaataaataccCAGGAACAGGACAGGGCTGAGCCTTTCCACGTGCAGGGAAGGGCTCCTGAGGGCCACAATGCCAAGGAGCTGAAcatccaggagcagcaggaagctggagaggatgaggagcagcGGGCAGAGCAGATGGAAGAAGAACGCAAAAAGGAGCTCgaagaggaagaaatggagcaggcagggcagcctgAGCacctggaggaggagcaggaccAAGCCCCAGAAGAGCATgaatggaaaaagcaggaacaaaaggaagaagaaaccaaCATGTTGGGTGATCACTTGCAGTCAGAG GTAACGCCAACAAAGAGACAGAAAGCAGCTtatgagcagcagctggagcagcagcaccttggagcccagagagcagaggaggccaagcagctccagcagcaccaggaatcCCTGCACCAGCAGAGGCTGCGAGGGCagctcctgaggcagcagcagctccaggagagagagctccagctgcagagacaGGCAGAGCAAGGGGAGAAACTCTACAAAAACCGCCTCAG CCAACAGGCTCGTTATGATAACATGGACCAGGACATTGTACAAGGGGAGGAAGAGCAAGGGAttcaggaagaggaaggag CTTATGAACATGACAACCAGCACCAGGATGAACGTGAAGATGATGATCAGAATAATGCAAATGAACAGCAAGAAGCACAACATCAGGCAGAAAATCAGCAGGCTGATGAATCA AAGGCAGCCATGGAAGATGTGAATCCTGCTGATGACCCCAATAATCAGGGAGAAGATGAATTTGAAGAAGCTGggcaagagagagaagaaaacctccctgatgaaaatgaaaagcacaagGAAACGGGTCAGAAACAAGGACATCCAGGAATGGAAGAGCACTTGGTG ATGGCAGGAAATCCTGACCAGCAGGAGGATAATGTGGATGAGCAATAccaggaagagggagaagaggag GTGCAGGAAGATCTGACTGAAGAGAAGAAGCGAGAGCTGGAGCACAATGCTGAAGAGCCCTATGGGGAAAACGAGGAAAAT GCAGATGAAAAGAATAACAGAGGGACAGACCAAGAGCAAGAAATGCAAGAGGACAACAACCAGAAAGAAattcatgaagaaaattatgaggaggaagaggaggaggaggaggaggaaggcagagctgttgCAGCAAAAACTCGCAGACGAGGGGAGATGTAG
- the GOLIM4 gene encoding Golgi integral membrane protein 4 isoform X3 translates to MGNGMCSRKQKRIFQTLLLLTVVFGFLYGAMLYYELQGQLRKAEATALKYQQHQESLSAQLQVVYEHRSRLEKSLQKERLEHKKAKEDFLVYKLEAQETLNKGRQDSNSRYSALSVQHQMLKSQHEELKKQHADLEEDHRKQGEEFSRTFSDHKERYLQLQQEKEQEISKLKESLYNLQEENRQLRKAHQDIHTQLQDVKNEKPREREEINTQEQDRAEPFHVQGRAPEGHNAKELNIQEQQEAGEDEEQRAEQMEEERKKELEEEEMEQAGQPEHLEEEQDQAPEEHEWKKQEQKEEETNMLGDHLQSEVTPTKRQKAAYEQQLEQQHLGAQRAEEAKQLQQHQESLHQQRLRGQLLRQQQLQERELQLQRQAEQGEKLYKNRLSQQARYDNMDQDIVQGEEEQGIQEEEGAYEHDNQHQDEREDDDQNNANEQQEAQHQAENQQADESKAAMEDVNPADDPNNQGEDEFEEAGQEREENLPDENEKHKETGQKQGHPGMEEHLVMAGNPDQQEDNVDEQYQEEGEEEVQEDLTEEKKRELEHNAEEPYGENEENADEKNNRGTDQEQEMQEDNNQKEIHEENYEEEEEEEEEEGRAVAAKTRRRGEM, encoded by the exons ATGGGCAACGGGATGTGCTCCCGGAAACAGAAGCGGATTTTCCagacgctgctgctgctgaccgTGGTGTTCGGGTTCCTGTACGGGGCGATGCTCTACTACGAGCTGCAGGGCCAGCTGAGGAAGGCTGAGGCCACGGCGCTCAAGTACCAGCAGCATCAGGAGTCCCTCTCGGCTCAGTTACAAG TTGTGTATGAGCACCGGTCAAGATTAGAAAAGTCATTAcaaaaggaaaggctggaaCATAAGAAAGCGAAGGAAg ATTTTCTTGTTTATAAACTAGAAGCACAGGAAACACTAAATAAAGGAAGG caAGACTCAAACAGCAGATACAGCGCCCTGAGTGTGCAGCACCAGATGCTGAAG AGTCAACACGAAGAACTAAAGAAACAGCACGCTGACCTTGAGGAAGATCACCGAAAACAAGGAGAAGAGTTCAGCAGGACATTCAGTGATCACAAGGAGCGAtacctgcagctgcagcaggaaaaggagcaggagatCTCCAAGCTGAAGG AATCCCTGTATAACTTACAGGAGGAGAACAGGCAGCTGAGGAAAGCTCACCAAGACATTCACACCCAGCTACAGGATGTCAAG AATGAGAAGCcaagggagagagaagaaataaataccCAGGAACAGGACAGGGCTGAGCCTTTCCACGTGCAGGGAAGGGCTCCTGAGGGCCACAATGCCAAGGAGCTGAAcatccaggagcagcaggaagctggagaggatgaggagcagcGGGCAGAGCAGATGGAAGAAGAACGCAAAAAGGAGCTCgaagaggaagaaatggagcaggcagggcagcctgAGCacctggaggaggagcaggaccAAGCCCCAGAAGAGCATgaatggaaaaagcaggaacaaaaggaagaagaaaccaaCATGTTGGGTGATCACTTGCAGTCAGAG GTAACGCCAACAAAGAGACAGAAAGCAGCTtatgagcagcagctggagcagcagcaccttggagcccagagagcagaggaggccaagcagctccagcagcaccaggaatcCCTGCACCAGCAGAGGCTGCGAGGGCagctcctgaggcagcagcagctccaggagagagagctccagctgcagagacaGGCAGAGCAAGGGGAGAAACTCTACAAAAACCGCCTCAG CCAACAGGCTCGTTATGATAACATGGACCAGGACATTGTACAAGGGGAGGAAGAGCAAGGGAttcaggaagaggaaggag CTTATGAACATGACAACCAGCACCAGGATGAACGTGAAGATGATGATCAGAATAATGCAAATGAACAGCAAGAAGCACAACATCAGGCAGAAAATCAGCAGGCTGATGAATCA AAGGCAGCCATGGAAGATGTGAATCCTGCTGATGACCCCAATAATCAGGGAGAAGATGAATTTGAAGAAGCTGggcaagagagagaagaaaacctccctgatgaaaatgaaaagcacaagGAAACGGGTCAGAAACAAGGACATCCAGGAATGGAAGAGCACTTGGTG ATGGCAGGAAATCCTGACCAGCAGGAGGATAATGTGGATGAGCAATAccaggaagagggagaagaggag GTGCAGGAAGATCTGACTGAAGAGAAGAAGCGAGAGCTGGAGCACAATGCTGAAGAGCCCTATGGGGAAAACGAGGAAAAT GCAGATGAAAAGAATAACAGAGGGACAGACCAAGAGCAAGAAATGCAAGAGGACAACAACCAGAAAGAAattcatgaagaaaattatgaggaggaagaggaggaggaggaggaggaaggcagagctgttgCAGCAAAAACTCGCAGACGAGGGGAGATGTAG
- the GOLIM4 gene encoding Golgi integral membrane protein 4 isoform X2 codes for MGNGMCSRKQKRIFQTLLLLTVVFGFLYGAMLYYELQGQLRKAEATALKYQQHQESLSAQLQVVYEHRSRLEKSLQKERLEHKKAKEDFLVYKLEAQETLNKGRQDSNSRYSALSVQHQMLKSQHEELKKQHADLEEDHRKQGEEFSRTFSDHKERYLQLQQEKEQEISKLKESLYNLQEENRQLRKAHQDIHTQLQDVKTQVEEYKQLKDTLKKIPSFQQPEKLEGGNEQPEARGPSPHSHLPEHHGAGAEQQQENEKPREREEINTQEQDRAEPFHVQGRAPEGHNAKELNIQEQQEAGEDEEQRAEQMEEERKKELEEEEMEQAGQPEHLEEEQDQAPEEHEWKKQEQKEEETNMLGDHLQSEVTPTKRQKAAYEQQLEQQHLGAQRAEEAKQLQQHQESLHQQRLRGQLLRQQQLQERELQLQRQAEQGEKLYKNRLSQQARYDNMDQDIVQGEEEQGIQEEEGAYEHDNQHQDEREDDDQNNANEQQEAQHQAENQQADESKAAMEDVNPADDPNNQGEDEFEEAGQEREENLPDENEKHKETGQKQGHPGMEEHLVMAGNPDQQEDNVDEQYQEEGEEEVQEDLTEEKKRELEHNAEEPYGENEENADEKNNRGTDQEQEMQEDNNQKEIHEENYEEEEEEEEEEGRAVAAKTRRRGEM; via the exons ATGGGCAACGGGATGTGCTCCCGGAAACAGAAGCGGATTTTCCagacgctgctgctgctgaccgTGGTGTTCGGGTTCCTGTACGGGGCGATGCTCTACTACGAGCTGCAGGGCCAGCTGAGGAAGGCTGAGGCCACGGCGCTCAAGTACCAGCAGCATCAGGAGTCCCTCTCGGCTCAGTTACAAG TTGTGTATGAGCACCGGTCAAGATTAGAAAAGTCATTAcaaaaggaaaggctggaaCATAAGAAAGCGAAGGAAg ATTTTCTTGTTTATAAACTAGAAGCACAGGAAACACTAAATAAAGGAAGG caAGACTCAAACAGCAGATACAGCGCCCTGAGTGTGCAGCACCAGATGCTGAAG AGTCAACACGAAGAACTAAAGAAACAGCACGCTGACCTTGAGGAAGATCACCGAAAACAAGGAGAAGAGTTCAGCAGGACATTCAGTGATCACAAGGAGCGAtacctgcagctgcagcaggaaaaggagcaggagatCTCCAAGCTGAAGG AATCCCTGTATAACTTACAGGAGGAGAACAGGCAGCTGAGGAAAGCTCACCAAGACATTCACACCCAGCTACAGGATGTCAAG ACTCAGGTGGAGGAATACAAACAGCTGAAGGACAcactcaaaaaaatcccaagtttCCAACAGCCAGAGAAGTTGGAAGGAGGGAATGAGCAGCCCGAGGCACGGGGCCCATCCCCACACAGCCACCTCCCGGAGCACCACGGAGCTGGGGccgagcagcagcaggag AATGAGAAGCcaagggagagagaagaaataaataccCAGGAACAGGACAGGGCTGAGCCTTTCCACGTGCAGGGAAGGGCTCCTGAGGGCCACAATGCCAAGGAGCTGAAcatccaggagcagcaggaagctggagaggatgaggagcagcGGGCAGAGCAGATGGAAGAAGAACGCAAAAAGGAGCTCgaagaggaagaaatggagcaggcagggcagcctgAGCacctggaggaggagcaggaccAAGCCCCAGAAGAGCATgaatggaaaaagcaggaacaaaaggaagaagaaaccaaCATGTTGGGTGATCACTTGCAGTCAGAG GTAACGCCAACAAAGAGACAGAAAGCAGCTtatgagcagcagctggagcagcagcaccttggagcccagagagcagaggaggccaagcagctccagcagcaccaggaatcCCTGCACCAGCAGAGGCTGCGAGGGCagctcctgaggcagcagcagctccaggagagagagctccagctgcagagacaGGCAGAGCAAGGGGAGAAACTCTACAAAAACCGCCTCAG CCAACAGGCTCGTTATGATAACATGGACCAGGACATTGTACAAGGGGAGGAAGAGCAAGGGAttcaggaagaggaaggag CTTATGAACATGACAACCAGCACCAGGATGAACGTGAAGATGATGATCAGAATAATGCAAATGAACAGCAAGAAGCACAACATCAGGCAGAAAATCAGCAGGCTGATGAATCA AAGGCAGCCATGGAAGATGTGAATCCTGCTGATGACCCCAATAATCAGGGAGAAGATGAATTTGAAGAAGCTGggcaagagagagaagaaaacctccctgatgaaaatgaaaagcacaagGAAACGGGTCAGAAACAAGGACATCCAGGAATGGAAGAGCACTTGGTG ATGGCAGGAAATCCTGACCAGCAGGAGGATAATGTGGATGAGCAATAccaggaagagggagaagaggag GTGCAGGAAGATCTGACTGAAGAGAAGAAGCGAGAGCTGGAGCACAATGCTGAAGAGCCCTATGGGGAAAACGAGGAAAAT GCAGATGAAAAGAATAACAGAGGGACAGACCAAGAGCAAGAAATGCAAGAGGACAACAACCAGAAAGAAattcatgaagaaaattatgaggaggaagaggaggaggaggaggaggaaggcagagctgttgCAGCAAAAACTCGCAGACGAGGGGAGATGTAG